The following are encoded in a window of uncultured Ilyobacter sp. genomic DNA:
- a CDS encoding folylpolyglutamate synthase/dihydrofolate synthase family protein, producing MNTEKILEELYSYSMFGIKLGLENIERMCEALGNPQDRYRVIHIAGTNGKGSTATTIEAGLIEAGYRVGKFTSPHIIHFNERIQLNGEEISDQDICSYYLKVKELVEKNMIKATFFEMTTAMMFLYFADKNAEFVVLETGMGGRYDATNVVNSEIAVITNVTLDHVGFLGDNIYDISKEKAGIIKNGSKVIVGDNNQDFIRAISVETENFVNIKSKYKNVDYILDKEKFVTDIKIGNKRYFFSLFGEYQVVNFLCAYETLKMLGIEDEIIQKAAQKVRWPGRFEVYSRTPLVILDGAHNTDAAEKLKENLNLLFSPDEVVTIVSVLEDKDIKSIMKEIRGFSDTVIFTSLKMFKRGLKGEELMKYSDSFKLCVVENDVKTAYEKAIFMKKRVIVVCGSFYLLSRFKQEA from the coding sequence ATGAATACAGAGAAAATCTTAGAGGAACTTTACTCTTACTCCATGTTTGGCATAAAGTTGGGGCTTGAAAACATCGAGAGGATGTGTGAGGCTCTCGGAAACCCTCAAGACAGATACAGGGTCATACATATAGCAGGAACCAACGGGAAGGGCTCTACAGCGACAACTATAGAGGCAGGGCTTATAGAGGCTGGTTACAGAGTTGGAAAATTTACATCGCCTCACATCATACATTTCAACGAAAGGATACAGCTTAACGGTGAGGAGATATCCGATCAAGATATATGCAGTTATTATCTGAAGGTAAAAGAGCTCGTAGAAAAAAATATGATCAAAGCAACTTTTTTTGAAATGACCACAGCCATGATGTTTCTCTATTTTGCAGATAAAAATGCAGAGTTTGTGGTTTTAGAAACTGGAATGGGTGGAAGGTATGATGCCACCAACGTTGTGAATTCTGAAATAGCTGTGATTACAAATGTAACTTTAGACCATGTTGGATTTTTGGGGGACAATATCTATGATATCTCTAAGGAGAAGGCCGGTATAATAAAAAATGGCAGCAAAGTCATAGTTGGAGATAACAATCAAGACTTCATAAGAGCCATAAGCGTGGAGACAGAAAACTTCGTTAATATCAAAAGCAAATATAAAAATGTAGATTATATTCTTGATAAAGAGAAATTTGTTACAGATATAAAAATAGGAAATAAAAGATACTTTTTTTCACTTTTTGGAGAGTACCAGGTGGTAAACTTTTTATGTGCTTATGAAACCTTGAAAATGTTGGGGATAGAAGATGAGATAATACAAAAGGCTGCACAAAAAGTCAGATGGCCTGGAAGATTTGAAGTATATAGCAGAACCCCTTTGGTAATCTTAGATGGTGCACATAATACTGATGCAGCAGAAAAACTAAAAGAAAATTTAAATCTTTTGTTCTCTCCAGATGAGGTTGTGACAATAGTTTCAGTTCTAGAGGATAAAGATATCAAAAGCATTATGAAAGAGATACGAGGTTTTTCTGATACAGTTATTTTTACTTCCCTTAAGATGTTTAAAAGGGGGCTAAAAGGGGAGGAACTGATGAAATATAGTGACTCATTTAAATTGTGTGTTGTGGAAAATGATGTAAAGACGGCATATGAAAAAGCGATTTTTATGAAGAAAAGAGTAATAGTGGTATGCGGTTCTTTTTATCTTTTGAGCAGATTTAAGCAGGAGGCTTAA
- a CDS encoding cell division protein SepF — protein sequence MNFDIVFLKPEKFEECMNIVEHIRKERIVHINLSKMDAKNSQRVLDFVSGAVYIQEAQIIQPGEQVFCSVPKGKSYSMEGKEKSITGDTELIDLRYDEEEEIKPKFG from the coding sequence ATGAATTTCGATATAGTATTTCTAAAACCTGAAAAATTTGAAGAGTGTATGAATATAGTGGAGCATATCAGAAAAGAGAGGATAGTTCATATAAATCTCTCAAAAATGGATGCAAAAAATTCTCAAAGAGTGTTAGACTTTGTTAGTGGAGCAGTCTATATTCAGGAAGCCCAGATAATCCAACCTGGAGAACAGGTGTTTTGCTCGGTTCCAAAGGGGAAAAGTTATTCCATGGAAGGAAAGGAAAAGTCTATTACAGGCGACACAGAACTTATTGACCTCAGATATGATGAAGAAGAGGAGATAAAGCCTAAGTTTGGTTGA
- a CDS encoding YitT family protein: protein MKRKRKNIFIDYFVVNLGSLITAAGIAFFLAPARIAPGGVSGLAIIINAIWGPPVGMTMLFLNVPIFLVGLKIFGKAYGFKTFLGTVLLSVYVDLLNYLFPHIDTLIDFAKGGNLFLATIYGGLLVGFGVGIIMKFGGSTGGTDILAQIINKYLKLSMGYSMMAVDIIIVSIAAMVFGFEKALYAIITLYAVGVVINKVFEGISYSKMVYIISDRYEDIRNIIIEDLDSTGNGMDIEGLYTNKDRKMIMTVMRNKKIHDLREHIKAVDSKAFVIISEVYEVLGEGFTPIK from the coding sequence ATGAAAAGAAAAAGAAAAAATATTTTTATAGATTACTTTGTAGTTAATCTGGGTTCTTTAATAACTGCAGCTGGAATAGCTTTCTTCCTAGCGCCAGCTAGGATCGCCCCGGGAGGAGTCTCGGGTTTGGCAATCATAATAAACGCCATCTGGGGACCTCCAGTGGGTATGACCATGCTTTTTTTAAATGTCCCAATATTTCTAGTAGGACTAAAAATATTTGGGAAAGCCTATGGTTTTAAAACTTTTCTCGGAACTGTACTTCTGTCTGTTTATGTAGACCTTCTAAATTATCTATTTCCTCATATAGACACCCTAATAGATTTTGCAAAAGGCGGGAACCTATTCTTAGCGACTATATATGGTGGCCTTCTTGTGGGATTTGGTGTAGGTATAATAATGAAATTTGGAGGGAGCACAGGAGGAACAGATATTCTGGCCCAGATCATAAATAAGTATCTTAAACTTTCCATGGGATACTCTATGATGGCTGTTGATATTATTATTGTTTCAATTGCAGCTATGGTCTTTGGCTTTGAAAAGGCACTCTACGCCATAATAACCCTCTACGCTGTCGGGGTAGTAATAAACAAGGTCTTTGAAGGTATAAGTTATAGTAAGATGGTGTATATCATAAGCGACAGATATGAAGATATCAGGAATATAATAATTGAAGATTTAGATAGTACAGGTAACGGTATGGATATAGAGGGGCTGTATACAAATAAAGATAGAAAAATGATAATGACTGTAATGAGAAATAAAAAAATACATGATTTGAGAGAACATATAAAAGCAGTAGATTCCAAAGCTTTTGTAATAATATCAGAGGTATATGAGGTATTAGGGGAAGGGTTTACTCCAATAAAATAA
- a CDS encoding CsgG/HfaB family protein: MKKIFLVFLMLLTAAGCGKTTSTVKKDNKIQKLREYDEAESQAGPKRKIVIGKVKNETRFGNKRLGDIAKDVLISEFSKTNKFIVLEREDLDAVMEETEFSNALGQGIIADQQQFLDAEYVIVGSITKYAVNTTGSSKIISKSKEQRAEVAIDIKVIDVRTGKVWSELGEGYSTIKYGTTLGVGTSGGYDESLEQEAFRAAAINSMENIIERISKTPWSAKVAKAYSNRIIITSGKMSNLEIGTKLDVFKQGEKIEFEGEFLGYIEEKIGTAKIVDYMGEDAAVAAFDGERFDLPAVVKIRR; the protein is encoded by the coding sequence ATGAAAAAGATTTTTTTAGTTTTTTTAATGTTATTAACTGCAGCTGGATGCGGTAAAACTACCAGTACTGTAAAGAAAGATAATAAAATTCAAAAGCTAAGAGAGTATGATGAAGCAGAATCCCAAGCTGGACCTAAGAGGAAAATTGTCATAGGGAAGGTAAAAAATGAAACAAGATTTGGAAATAAGAGACTTGGAGATATAGCAAAGGATGTACTTATATCTGAATTTTCCAAAACAAATAAGTTTATAGTTTTAGAAAGAGAAGATCTTGATGCCGTGATGGAGGAAACAGAATTTTCCAATGCACTTGGGCAAGGTATTATTGCAGATCAGCAACAGTTTTTGGATGCCGAATACGTCATAGTGGGATCAATTACAAAATACGCTGTGAATACAACGGGTTCAAGTAAAATAATCTCTAAATCAAAAGAGCAGAGAGCGGAAGTGGCAATTGATATCAAAGTAATAGATGTGAGAACGGGGAAGGTATGGAGTGAACTCGGTGAGGGATATTCCACTATAAAATATGGTACAACTTTAGGGGTTGGAACCTCTGGTGGTTATGATGAAAGTTTGGAGCAGGAAGCCTTTAGAGCTGCTGCAATCAATTCTATGGAAAATATAATTGAGAGAATAAGCAAGACTCCGTGGAGTGCAAAGGTAGCAAAGGCATACTCGAATAGAATAATCATCACCTCAGGAAAGATGAGTAATTTGGAAATTGGAACAAAACTAGATGTGTTTAAACAGGGGGAAAAAATAGAATTTGAAGGAGAGTTCCTAGGGTATATAGAAGAGAAGATAGGAACGGCTAAAATAGTTGACTATATGGGGGAAGATGCTGCCGTTGCAGCCTTTGACGGTGAAAGATTTGACCTTCCGGCAGTTGTAAAGATAAGAAGATAG
- a CDS encoding GNA1162 family protein gives MRRGVLITILLLFFFTGCSSRRMVLRSETSTPPAKLAILPVDNLTNDVLGAQVLRTVIYAAFKENPKGYEVQPIEDTDELLLSEGLTDGGQLRSINPLKLSEILGTDGLLYVKLEELSLMTLPFYHVRKVDMTYKMYNMGRLYSEEPLVVANRFLDINGILKTLDDPSNGLAYASKGIVIHQGLRFITAGLGKHELRPEMGMVSLKLLRTLPIGSGWNEEYREQVEREILKLREKFIDNENFIPQKLGNEYIEKKILEDGIQVIN, from the coding sequence ATGAGAAGAGGAGTACTCATAACTATCCTTCTCCTGTTTTTCTTTACAGGATGCAGCAGCAGGAGAATGGTTCTTAGGAGTGAGACATCGACCCCTCCTGCAAAACTGGCCATATTACCTGTAGATAATCTAACAAATGATGTGCTAGGAGCACAGGTTTTAAGAACGGTCATCTATGCTGCTTTTAAAGAAAATCCAAAAGGATATGAAGTTCAGCCAATAGAAGATACAGATGAGCTTCTTCTCAGTGAGGGGTTGACTGACGGAGGGCAGCTGAGGTCTATTAATCCATTAAAGCTTTCTGAAATTTTAGGAACAGATGGACTTCTTTATGTAAAACTTGAAGAACTGTCTCTTATGACTCTGCCGTTTTATCATGTTCGGAAGGTTGATATGACTTACAAGATGTATAATATGGGGAGGCTCTATAGTGAGGAACCTCTTGTTGTAGCAAATAGATTTCTGGATATAAATGGTATTTTAAAAACCCTAGATGATCCTTCGAATGGACTAGCTTATGCCAGTAAGGGGATCGTAATACACCAGGGGCTCAGATTTATCACTGCTGGACTTGGGAAGCACGAGCTCAGACCTGAGATGGGGATGGTTTCGTTAAAGCTCCTGAGGACCCTTCCCATAGGTTCAGGTTGGAATGAAGAATACAGGGAACAGGTTGAAAGAGAAATACTGAAACTAAGGGAAAAATTTATAGACAATGAAAATTTTATTCCTCAAAAGCTGGGAAATGAGTATATTGAGAAAAAGATTTTAGAAGATGGAATTCAAGTAATAAATTAA
- a CDS encoding histidine triad nucleotide-binding protein: MTTIFTKIINREIPADIVYENDYIIAFKDINPQAPIHILVVTKKEIPTVNDLGPEDRILVGEAYLALSKIAKDLGVSEDGYRIITNCNSYGGQEVFHLHFHLLAGKPLGAMLSSN, from the coding sequence ATGACTACAATTTTTACTAAAATAATCAACCGCGAGATACCGGCAGATATAGTCTATGAAAATGATTATATCATTGCCTTTAAAGATATCAATCCACAAGCTCCTATACATATCCTTGTGGTAACCAAAAAAGAGATCCCCACTGTTAATGATCTTGGTCCTGAGGATAGAATTTTAGTGGGAGAAGCCTATCTGGCTTTGAGTAAGATCGCAAAGGATCTAGGAGTGTCTGAGGATGGATATAGAATAATTACAAACTGCAATAGTTATGGAGGGCAGGAAGTTTTTCACCTGCATTTTCATCTCCTAGCAGGAAAACCTTTGGGAGCAATGTTAAGTTCTAATTAA
- the folK gene encoding 2-amino-4-hydroxy-6-hydroxymethyldihydropteridine diphosphokinase codes for MSKETFAYLSLGSNMGNKLYYIVSAIQRINITKGVKVSKISSFYETDPWGVKEQDSFYNIALEIRTTLLPFDLLRTLQKIETNLRRKRELRWGPRTIDIDIIFYGDLKIGIEELTVPHPRYRYRNFVLKPMYEVYPHNEYLLKYMKIDSSKIKKVIPKILVSSCLMGENCNYKGGNSKNDLLIKLRDRVEYILICPEVMGGLGIPRVPAEIKDGKIITKDDKDVTAEFEIGAFLALEKAVKRGCSLAIMKGKSPSCGFGKIYSGNFTGDLIDGDGITAKLFIKNKIDIISV; via the coding sequence ATGTCTAAAGAAACTTTTGCCTATCTCAGTCTTGGATCTAATATGGGGAACAAACTTTATTATATTGTTTCTGCAATTCAAAGGATAAATATCACAAAGGGAGTAAAAGTAAGTAAAATCTCCTCCTTTTATGAGACGGACCCATGGGGTGTAAAGGAGCAGGACAGTTTTTATAATATTGCTTTAGAAATCAGGACAACATTGCTTCCTTTTGATCTATTAAGAACCCTTCAGAAGATAGAAACAAATCTCAGAAGAAAAAGAGAACTCAGGTGGGGGCCTAGGACAATAGATATAGATATAATTTTTTATGGGGATTTGAAGATAGGTATAGAGGAGCTAACTGTTCCTCATCCTAGGTATAGATACAGAAACTTTGTATTAAAACCTATGTACGAGGTCTATCCCCATAATGAATATCTATTGAAATATATGAAAATAGACAGCAGTAAAATAAAAAAAGTAATCCCCAAAATACTTGTAAGTTCCTGTCTTATGGGGGAAAACTGTAATTACAAGGGAGGAAACAGTAAAAACGATCTGCTGATAAAGCTCAGAGACAGAGTAGAGTATATATTAATATGCCCTGAAGTAATGGGGGGGCTTGGAATCCCAAGGGTTCCAGCAGAGATAAAAGACGGTAAGATAATAACAAAGGATGACAAAGATGTGACAGCTGAATTTGAAATTGGGGCCTTTTTGGCTTTGGAAAAGGCAGTAAAAAGAGGCTGCTCACTGGCAATAATGAAAGGGAAAAGCCCATCTTGCGGTTTTGGTAAAATTTACAGTGGAAATTTCACAGGAGATTTGATAGACGGTGATGGAATAACGGCAAAACTTTTTATAAAAAACAAAATTGACATAATATCTGTTTAA
- the folB gene encoding dihydroneopterin aldolase, producing MDKIIIKNMAFYGYHGVLSEETILGQKFFVDIEINKSLKEAGITDDLTKSVSYADIYERVENIARGQTYKLIEALAEAVAEDILNNFDITGIKVRIKKPEAPIPGHFDYVGVEIERSKNV from the coding sequence ATGGATAAAATAATAATTAAAAATATGGCTTTTTATGGATATCACGGAGTTTTGTCAGAAGAGACTATCTTGGGTCAAAAATTTTTTGTGGATATAGAGATCAATAAATCTCTAAAAGAGGCTGGAATAACAGATGATCTGACGAAAAGTGTAAGTTATGCAGATATATATGAAAGAGTTGAAAATATCGCCAGAGGTCAAACTTACAAGCTTATAGAGGCACTAGCAGAGGCTGTAGCAGAGGATATTCTAAACAACTTTGATATAACAGGAATAAAAGTGAGAATAAAAAAACCCGAAGCCCCTATACCTGGTCACTTTGACTATGTAGGGGTGGAGATAGAGAGAAGTAAAAATGTCTAA
- a CDS encoding glycerophosphodiester phosphodiesterase translates to MEIFGHRGASGYAPQNTMSAMRVALEQGTDGIELDVQLTKDNEVVVCHDWSIDNVSNGKGRVSDFTLNEIKKFDFGSYFSREFQGEKIPTLGEILDFLPKEMTLNIELKIKAENRGLLPEKVAELLMSHNRIENTIVSSFNHPCLKKIKNLIPKVKVAILYEGYLLNPGKYMVDLGMDIYSFHLNLDYINEKIIEDLHKHKKKVYIWTSNDTETTKKIFNMGADGVMTNFPIDMKNALSEYLGGEKRFKQ, encoded by the coding sequence ATGGAAATATTTGGGCATAGAGGAGCATCTGGGTATGCCCCTCAGAATACTATGTCGGCTATGAGAGTGGCCCTAGAACAGGGAACAGATGGGATAGAACTCGATGTACAGCTTACAAAAGATAACGAAGTAGTAGTTTGCCATGACTGGAGTATAGACAATGTTTCTAACGGGAAAGGCAGAGTAAGTGATTTTACACTAAATGAGATAAAAAAATTTGATTTTGGGTCTTATTTTTCCAGAGAATTTCAGGGGGAAAAAATTCCTACTTTGGGTGAAATATTGGATTTTTTACCAAAGGAGATGACCCTGAATATAGAGCTCAAGATAAAAGCTGAAAACAGGGGACTTCTTCCTGAAAAAGTTGCAGAGCTGCTGATGTCTCATAACAGAATTGAAAATACCATTGTATCTTCATTTAACCATCCATGTCTAAAAAAAATAAAAAACTTGATTCCTAAAGTTAAAGTAGCTATTCTTTATGAGGGGTATCTTTTAAATCCCGGTAAATACATGGTTGATTTAGGCATGGATATTTACAGCTTCCATCTTAATCTTGATTATATAAACGAGAAGATCATAGAAGACCTTCATAAGCATAAAAAAAAGGTTTACATATGGACTTCCAATGACACAGAAACTACAAAAAAAATATTTAATATGGGGGCAGATGGAGTGATGACAAACTTTCCAATTGATATGAAAAATGCATTGTCTGAATACCTAGGAGGAGAAAAGAGGTTTAAACAATGA
- a CDS encoding cold-shock protein, with the protein MTKGTVKWFNGEKGFGFITSEDGTDVFAHFSEIQKDGFKTLEEGEQVTFEITQGQKGPQASKIKTV; encoded by the coding sequence ATGACTAAAGGAACTGTAAAATGGTTTAACGGAGAAAAAGGATTCGGATTCATCACTTCTGAGGATGGAACAGATGTATTCGCACACTTCTCTGAAATTCAAAAAGACGGATTCAAAACTTTAGAAGAGGGAGAGCAAGTAACTTTTGAAATCACTCAAGGGCAGAAAGGTCCTCAAGCTTCTAAAATCAAAACTGTATAA
- the hprK gene encoding HPr(Ser) kinase/phosphatase produces MNNRIIAHKSISIKEIVSEFKLEVICEGNLDYQMTSPNINRSGSELTGFFDENSDILESYIQAFGKEEMTYLKKLKADKRVEILNKYFSYPFPGIILCDTDTIEDEFQKIAEKNNKSLLRTKQRTSVFIRDIKYFLQKRLAAEMMLNDHILLEIFGIGILITGDDDAKQGVAIELIERGHKFITDDNVVLKRTGDDHLVGENRFDKSSSSEHFFLVHKGGGKIDLTDTFGLGSTRKEKQINLLVNLERWNERKFYDRLGLDQVFEDFLGIKIQKLTLPVRKGRNLAVILETAAINHRLKKSGVNSAEYFLNETKKLILENKMKNQGEEGMKNHISLLVNDLKKTFNLEVLCGEDKLNSTFIYKTSIHRPALALSGYYDMIEEDGPDRLQVFSESEFRYLESLDEETRKKNLETYLNYNFPAIILSKIDDIPEYFIDAVKKKDRILLRSSKIKTSQIIADFNSFLETYFAPSITLHGVFVEMYGFGVLLTGKSGIGKSETALELIHRGHRLIADDMVKFIKHPSGDIVGRAAKLPHFMEIRGLGIIDIKALYGLGSVRLTKRLDAILELKELKSDEYLTSTKYTGGTIELLERSVHKAELYISSGRNAAAMVEVATMNLMAKKLGHDPEKAYKESYSRFTEEEKKILDFQEN; encoded by the coding sequence TTGAATAACAGGATAATTGCTCATAAGTCCATATCTATAAAAGAGATCGTATCAGAGTTCAAACTGGAAGTCATATGTGAGGGGAACCTAGACTACCAAATGACCTCTCCCAATATAAACAGGTCTGGTTCAGAGTTAACTGGTTTTTTTGATGAGAACTCTGATATTTTAGAGTCATATATTCAAGCTTTTGGAAAAGAGGAGATGACCTACCTTAAAAAACTTAAGGCTGATAAAAGGGTGGAAATTTTAAATAAATATTTTTCTTATCCTTTTCCCGGAATAATACTGTGCGACACAGATACTATAGAAGATGAGTTTCAAAAAATAGCTGAAAAAAATAATAAAAGTCTTCTCAGAACAAAGCAGCGTACCAGTGTATTTATCAGAGATATAAAATACTTTCTCCAAAAAAGACTTGCAGCAGAGATGATGTTAAATGACCATATTCTGTTAGAAATTTTTGGTATCGGAATTTTAATTACGGGGGATGACGATGCAAAACAAGGTGTTGCCATCGAACTTATAGAGAGGGGGCATAAATTTATAACAGATGATAATGTTGTCTTAAAAAGGACCGGAGATGACCATCTTGTAGGCGAAAACAGATTTGATAAATCGTCATCCAGCGAACATTTCTTTTTGGTTCATAAGGGAGGAGGTAAAATAGATCTGACTGATACCTTTGGTCTAGGTTCTACAAGAAAAGAAAAGCAGATAAATCTTCTTGTAAACCTTGAGCGGTGGAATGAAAGAAAATTTTATGACAGACTTGGATTAGACCAGGTTTTTGAAGATTTTCTCGGTATAAAAATTCAAAAGTTGACTCTTCCAGTACGTAAGGGAAGAAATTTGGCTGTTATTTTGGAAACAGCTGCAATAAATCATAGATTAAAAAAGTCTGGAGTAAATTCAGCAGAATACTTTTTAAACGAAACTAAAAAATTGATTTTAGAAAATAAAATGAAAAATCAGGGAGAAGAAGGTATGAAAAATCATATATCTCTATTAGTCAATGATTTAAAGAAAACATTCAATCTAGAAGTACTGTGTGGCGAAGATAAGCTGAATTCGACGTTTATTTATAAAACCAGTATTCACAGGCCTGCTTTGGCTCTTTCAGGTTATTATGACATGATAGAAGAGGATGGACCAGACAGATTACAAGTTTTTTCAGAGAGTGAGTTTAGATATTTAGAAAGCTTAGATGAAGAGACAAGAAAGAAAAATCTTGAAACTTATTTGAATTATAATTTTCCAGCAATAATTCTTTCTAAAATTGATGATATACCAGAATATTTTATAGATGCTGTGAAAAAAAAAGATAGAATACTTCTCCGTTCCAGTAAAATTAAGACAAGCCAGATCATTGCGGACTTCAACTCGTTCCTTGAGACTTATTTTGCTCCATCTATAACACTCCATGGTGTGTTTGTAGAGATGTATGGATTTGGGGTACTCCTTACAGGAAAAAGCGGAATAGGTAAAAGTGAAACTGCTCTCGAGTTGATACACAGAGGACATAGACTTATTGCAGATGACATGGTTAAGTTTATAAAACATCCCAGCGGAGATATTGTAGGAAGAGCTGCAAAATTGCCTCATTTTATGGAGATAAGAGGGCTAGGTATAATCGATATCAAGGCTCTTTACGGTTTGGGATCAGTGAGGCTGACCAAAAGATTAGATGCAATATTGGAACTTAAGGAATTGAAGTCCGATGAATATTTGACTTCCACAAAATACACAGGAGGAACCATTGAGCTTCTTGAAAGGTCAGTGCATAAAGCAGAACTGTATATCTCATCAGGACGTAATGCTGCAGCCATGGTAGAGGTAGCCACTATGAATCTCATGGCAAAAAAATTGGGACATGACCCTGAAAAAGCATATAAAGAAAGTTATAGCAGGTTTACTGAAGAGGAAAAAAAAATCCTAGATTTTCAGGAAAACTAA
- a CDS encoding DUF2780 domain-containing protein: MELIEMLTSQLGVTAEQAKGGSGLIFKMAKDKLDEEEFGKVAGVVPDMEGIISSAPKAGVIEGLTSLLGGKAGHLAGLASGFKHLDLGGDMVGKFVPIILSFVQSKGGDEVKDILEKIMK, encoded by the coding sequence ATGGAATTAATTGAAATGTTAACAAGTCAACTTGGAGTAACTGCTGAGCAGGCAAAAGGTGGATCAGGGCTTATATTTAAAATGGCAAAAGATAAATTAGATGAGGAGGAGTTTGGGAAAGTCGCCGGTGTTGTTCCTGATATGGAAGGTATAATCTCTTCTGCTCCAAAGGCCGGAGTTATAGAGGGACTGACCTCTTTGCTAGGAGGGAAGGCCGGACATCTTGCAGGTCTAGCAAGCGGTTTTAAGCATCTTGACCTCGGTGGTGACATGGTAGGTAAATTTGTTCCTATTATACTTTCTTTTGTACAATCAAAGGGTGGAGACGAAGTAAAAGATATACTTGAAAAAATAATGAAGTAG
- a CDS encoding bifunctional oligoribonuclease/PAP phosphatase NrnA produces the protein MNSYTEIIDKIKDSERILLTSHVNPDGDALGSGLALFLALNEYNREQSRLDKNYMDKVVRFVLEDNVPGNLKFLKGTEMIENIKNVESKYKFDLVICLDSANKERIGRVETLIGEKSFVINIDHHTSNSRYGDINCIENISSTSEIMYNFIKELGIEIDKSIGEAIYTGVVNDTGNFAHSNVTRDTFLLASDLLERGVDNSKIVREFYNSKSMSTLRLMGKALEDMVYVPEKKFVYLFISLDTLKKLEAKREESEGLVELINSYEGSEVSMFLREEENGKIKGSLRSKHDKDVNAIAKSFDGGGHIKAAGFTSDLPVEEIIKKVTAML, from the coding sequence ATGAATAGCTATACTGAAATAATTGACAAAATAAAAGATTCTGAAAGAATTCTTCTGACCTCTCATGTAAATCCAGATGGAGATGCCCTCGGTTCTGGACTAGCACTTTTTCTTGCTTTAAATGAATATAATAGAGAGCAAAGTAGATTAGATAAAAATTACATGGATAAAGTAGTGAGATTTGTACTAGAGGACAATGTCCCTGGAAATCTAAAATTTCTAAAGGGAACAGAAATGATCGAAAATATAAAAAATGTAGAAAGTAAATACAAATTTGACCTAGTTATCTGTCTAGACTCTGCAAATAAGGAGAGGATAGGAAGAGTAGAAACTCTTATAGGGGAGAAAAGTTTCGTAATAAATATAGATCATCATACAAGCAATAGCAGATATGGTGATATAAACTGTATAGAAAATATATCTTCAACTTCTGAAATAATGTACAATTTTATAAAAGAGCTGGGAATAGAAATAGACAAATCTATAGGTGAGGCTATTTATACTGGAGTTGTAAATGATACAGGTAATTTTGCACATTCGAATGTTACCAGAGATACTTTTCTATTAGCCAGCGACCTTTTAGAAAGAGGAGTTGATAATTCTAAGATTGTAAGAGAATTTTATAACAGTAAGAGTATGTCAACCCTAAGACTGATGGGGAAAGCTCTAGAAGATATGGTATATGTACCTGAAAAGAAATTTGTTTACCTCTTCATATCTCTTGATACTCTAAAAAAACTAGAGGCTAAAAGAGAGGAGTCAGAAGGCTTGGTGGAATTGATCAATTCCTACGAGGGATCTGAGGTATCAATGTTTCTTAGAGAAGAGGAAAACGGTAAAATAAAGGGAAGCCTAAGAAGTAAACATGACAAGGATGTCAATGCCATCGCAAAATCTTTTGATGGCGGCGGCCACATAAAAGCAGCCGGATTTACAAGTGATTTACCGGTAGAAGAGATAATAAAAAAAGTAACAGCAATGCTCTAA
- the rpiB gene encoding ribose 5-phosphate isomerase B produces the protein MIIALGADHGGFQLKEKIKEHLIEKGQEILDLGSYSEESVDYPEFGRAVGEAVLDNKANCGIIICGTGIGISISANRIKGVRAALCTDSTMARLTRQHNDANVLALGARITGDVLALDIVDTFLSTEFEGGRHSVRVGKIEEKNCKCGCKH, from the coding sequence ATGATAATCGCATTAGGAGCAGACCACGGAGGATTTCAGCTTAAAGAAAAAATAAAGGAACATTTAATTGAAAAAGGGCAGGAAATATTAGACCTAGGGAGCTATTCAGAAGAGTCAGTGGATTATCCTGAATTTGGAAGAGCTGTAGGTGAGGCGGTGCTTGATAACAAAGCAAATTGCGGAATAATAATCTGCGGTACCGGAATAGGAATATCTATCTCAGCCAACAGAATTAAGGGGGTCAGAGCTGCTCTTTGTACAGATTCTACAATGGCAAGGCTTACAAGACAACATAATGATGCAAACGTACTTGCGCTAGGAGCTAGAATAACTGGAGATGTTTTAGCACTTGATATAGTTGACACTTTTCTTTCTACAGAGTTTGAGGGCGGAAGACATTCAGTCAGAGTAGGCAAAATAGAGGAGAAAAATTGTAAGTGCGGATGTAAGCACTGA